A section of the Hirschia baltica ATCC 49814 genome encodes:
- a CDS encoding lipid A deacylase LpxR family protein codes for MHLKFSIYASLLVALCPYAIAETGPSKADEKIGPEQPLKKKSFKEKRATTQEASTLTFVWENDSFANTDRSYTNGMRLAWLSGAQSKSDVVKYVARNVLGADDDAVLRRGVAVGQSIFTPTDIEATDFLPDDHPYAGWLYGEYSAVIAQRNIIDQMSIQVGMIGKSAGGETAQNEFHYLIGIEGAKGWDNQLKDELGVVLTYERKARRIGKIGDTDFGADLTPNYGISVGNVYTQARAGLTVRAGQDLSNDYGPPRVRPSLGGAGYFVPDDSFSWHVFAGFEARAVAHNIFIEGSLFREDFVDLSLRNFVHDYQAGLVVQVYDVQMALSLVQRSKEFDEQEEPQRFGAFSLSKKF; via the coding sequence ATGCATTTGAAATTTTCAATTTATGCAAGCCTTTTGGTTGCTTTGTGCCCCTATGCTATCGCCGAAACTGGGCCTTCTAAAGCAGATGAAAAAATCGGCCCTGAACAACCTCTAAAAAAGAAATCTTTTAAGGAAAAAAGAGCGACAACCCAAGAAGCATCGACTCTGACATTTGTTTGGGAAAATGACAGTTTCGCCAACACAGACCGAAGCTATACCAATGGCATGCGTTTGGCATGGCTTTCTGGTGCACAATCAAAAAGTGATGTTGTCAAATATGTTGCGCGCAATGTGTTGGGTGCAGATGATGATGCTGTTTTGCGACGCGGTGTGGCCGTGGGGCAATCCATATTTACACCCACAGACATTGAAGCGACGGATTTTCTACCAGATGACCACCCCTATGCGGGATGGTTATATGGGGAATATTCCGCCGTGATTGCCCAACGCAATATAATTGACCAAATGTCGATCCAAGTTGGAATGATTGGCAAAAGCGCTGGCGGCGAAACTGCGCAAAACGAATTTCACTATCTCATTGGAATTGAAGGCGCTAAAGGCTGGGATAATCAACTTAAGGATGAGCTCGGCGTGGTACTGACCTATGAGCGTAAAGCACGCCGGATTGGCAAGATTGGCGACACCGACTTTGGAGCCGATCTCACGCCTAATTACGGTATATCGGTTGGTAATGTCTACACGCAAGCCCGCGCTGGCCTGACGGTGCGGGCAGGACAAGATTTGAGCAATGATTACGGACCACCGCGCGTGCGCCCTTCCCTTGGCGGCGCGGGATATTTTGTGCCTGATGATAGCTTTAGCTGGCATGTGTTTGCTGGCTTTGAAGCGCGCGCTGTGGCCCACAATATCTTTATTGAAGGCAGCCTATTTAGAGAGGATTTTGTCGATCTAAGCCTGCGCAATTTTGTGCATGATTACCAAGCTGGCTTAGTGGTGCAGGTTTATGATGTACAGATGGCTTTGTCTCTTGTGCAGCGGTCCAAGGAGTTTGACGAGCAGGAAGAGCCACAACGCTTTGGTGCATTTAGCCTCAGCAAGAAATTCTAG
- a CDS encoding dienelactone hydrolase family protein, which translates to MCDEFTEKDIENLNGNDGFNRRTFTKLSSIATFMALLPGCAASDVSESAITETEVDVQMPDGVSDSYFVHPSSGQHPAILMWPDIKGLRPAFKAMGKRLAMAGYSVLVVNPFYRDAKAPVVGPDASFSDPDTRTFLRGMASKLTQDAAMSDARAYISFLDDQSSVDTSRKIGTAGYCMGGPLIMRTAAAVPDRVGAAASFHGGGLVTDKEDSPHLLIPKSPAHVLHAVAENDDARDPEAKIVLAKAYEDAGIPAEIEVYAGANHGWCPPDSAAYNEVQAEKAWSRMLALYESALS; encoded by the coding sequence ATGTGTGATGAATTTACGGAAAAAGATATCGAGAATCTCAATGGCAATGATGGGTTTAATCGGCGGACATTTACCAAACTAAGCTCTATCGCCACCTTTATGGCCTTATTGCCTGGGTGTGCAGCGTCTGATGTCTCGGAAAGCGCGATCACGGAAACGGAAGTTGATGTGCAAATGCCCGATGGCGTTTCTGATAGTTATTTTGTCCACCCAAGCAGTGGGCAACATCCTGCTATTTTGATGTGGCCAGACATTAAAGGTCTGCGCCCGGCATTTAAAGCGATGGGAAAACGTTTGGCGATGGCTGGATATTCCGTTTTGGTTGTGAACCCTTTTTATCGTGATGCCAAAGCGCCTGTTGTGGGGCCTGATGCGAGCTTTAGTGATCCAGATACGCGAACATTCCTGCGAGGCATGGCTAGTAAGCTAACTCAAGATGCTGCCATGTCTGATGCACGTGCTTATATCTCGTTTTTAGATGACCAATCTTCTGTCGATACCTCCCGCAAGATAGGCACAGCGGGATATTGTATGGGCGGCCCATTGATTATGCGCACAGCCGCAGCCGTGCCAGATCGTGTTGGTGCAGCCGCATCATTTCATGGCGGCGGCCTTGTGACAGACAAGGAAGACAGTCCGCATCTCCTCATTCCTAAATCTCCTGCGCATGTGCTGCATGCTGTGGCTGAAAATGATGATGCACGAGACCCAGAGGCTAAAATAGTGCTCGCCAAAGCCTATGAGGATGCAGGCATTCCTGCCGAGATTGAGGTTTATGCCGGTGCAAACCACGGTTGGTGTCCACCAGACTCCGCTGCCTATAATGAAGTTCAAGCTGAAAAAGCATGGAGCCGCATGTTGGCCCTCTATGAAAGCGCGTTGAGCTAA
- the msrA gene encoding peptide-methionine (S)-S-oxide reductase MsrA translates to MTILDKSQLVSKENALPGRDQELATAQTHFLSGAAIKADIPTGFGEIYLGLGCFWGAERRFWETEGVYVTSVGYQGGYTPNPTYEEVCSGLTGHTEIVHVVFDPSIITLEGILKVFWEAHDPTQGMRQGNDLGTQYRSAIYAVNEADLERVNASKAAYQAALNKAGRGGAITTEISLAGPYYYAETYHQQYLAKNPSGYCGLKGTGVACI, encoded by the coding sequence GTGACAATTCTGGACAAATCTCAACTGGTTTCCAAAGAGAACGCACTTCCTGGGCGTGATCAAGAATTGGCAACGGCGCAAACCCATTTTTTGAGTGGAGCAGCCATAAAAGCAGACATTCCAACAGGTTTTGGTGAAATTTATCTCGGGCTTGGTTGTTTCTGGGGTGCAGAGCGCCGCTTCTGGGAGACTGAAGGTGTCTATGTTACATCTGTTGGATATCAGGGCGGATATACGCCAAACCCAACCTATGAAGAAGTGTGCTCAGGGCTGACCGGTCATACTGAAATTGTCCATGTTGTCTTTGATCCTTCCATCATCACGCTAGAAGGTATTTTAAAAGTCTTCTGGGAAGCTCATGACCCAACGCAAGGCATGCGTCAGGGAAATGACCTTGGTACACAATATCGCTCTGCGATTTATGCAGTGAATGAAGCGGATTTAGAGCGTGTAAATGCCTCCAAGGCAGCCTATCAAGCGGCATTAAACAAGGCAGGGCGCGGGGGGGCGATCACAACAGAGATTTCGTTGGCAGGGCCGTATTATTACGCTGAAACCTACCACCAACAATATCTTGCCAAAAACCCTAGTGGCTATTGCGGTTTAAAAGGAACTGGTGTCGCGTGCATTTAG
- a CDS encoding LacI family DNA-binding transcriptional regulator, with protein sequence MVDKIVMNRRGITESIDETRRPSTIVDVAREAGVSIKTVSRVLNDETGVSDKTRNKVHKAISELSYRPNLAARKLRNSEKTLIALVCDNPGQHMSGFNADLQIGAMRECNKQGYFLIVDDYGSPECAFEEILEYTDLAGVVLSPGLCDNLKILDSLEEKNIPYVRVCPQRELERSFGVKIDDYQASVDLIQHLIELGHKSIGYIHGHPDHMVSEIRYAGFKDTLDNVGLRVNPQHMQWGLFDYQSGLKAAQNILNADLLPTAIMAGNDDMAAAVIAVAGNMGIKVPSELSVVGFDNAPISGLIFPRITTVDQPTIEMSRLATEMLIKHILSPNISPEVTTLKHNLIIRESAVPPA encoded by the coding sequence GTGGTTGATAAAATTGTTATGAATAGACGGGGAATAACAGAATCTATCGACGAGACTCGAAGACCTTCGACAATTGTCGATGTGGCTCGAGAGGCTGGAGTTTCAATAAAAACCGTTTCTAGAGTTTTAAACGATGAAACCGGAGTTAGTGATAAAACTCGGAATAAAGTTCACAAAGCGATTTCCGAACTTAGTTATCGACCTAATTTAGCAGCTAGAAAGCTTAGAAATAGCGAAAAAACTCTTATAGCGTTGGTGTGTGATAATCCCGGGCAGCATATGAGTGGATTTAATGCTGATTTGCAAATTGGGGCTATGCGCGAATGTAATAAACAAGGGTATTTTCTAATTGTTGATGATTATGGTTCGCCTGAATGTGCATTCGAAGAGATTCTTGAATATACAGATTTAGCAGGCGTCGTTCTTTCGCCGGGCTTGTGTGACAATCTAAAAATTCTGGATTCGTTGGAAGAAAAAAACATCCCTTATGTGAGGGTTTGTCCTCAAAGGGAATTGGAGCGATCATTCGGCGTAAAGATAGACGATTATCAAGCCTCTGTTGATTTAATACAGCATCTCATCGAGCTAGGGCATAAAAGTATAGGGTATATACATGGCCACCCTGATCATATGGTAAGTGAAATCAGATATGCCGGATTTAAAGATACATTGGACAATGTGGGCCTACGAGTGAATCCTCAACATATGCAGTGGGGGCTGTTTGATTATCAATCAGGATTGAAAGCTGCTCAAAATATTTTAAACGCAGATTTATTGCCGACAGCGATTATGGCTGGAAATGATGATATGGCAGCGGCGGTGATTGCTGTGGCTGGTAATATGGGCATAAAGGTACCATCAGAGTTGTCGGTAGTAGGATTTGATAATGCTCCTATTTCAGGGTTGATTTTTCCTAGAATTACCACGGTAGATCAGCCGACAATTGAAATGTCGAGGTTGGCAACAGAAATGTTGATCAAGCATATTTTATCTCCAAATATTTCACCAGAGGTAACAACGTTAAAGCATAATCTTATTATTCGAGAGTCGGCTGTGCCCCCAGCATAG
- a CDS encoding tryptophan halogenase family protein, with amino-acid sequence MNQAAISKIVIVGGGTAGWMAAASLARVLDANRISITLVESESIGSVGVGEATIPPILKFNELLGINEQEFMKATKATFKLGIEFSDWGDVGQKYIHPFGDFGTDIEGIPLHHFWLSQRQRAGYQHSLFGFSLMVKACELGRFKYPEYQNPKSVYSGIHYAYHFDAGLYAAFLRDYAEKIGVVRYEGIVGDVKLDSENGHVKSIVLDDHREIDGELFIDCSGFRGMLIEGALNTGYCDWSHMLPMDSAMAVPSEKVGDPIPYTKAIAHEAGWQWRIPLQHRTGNGCVYSSQFMSDNTARQNLVSGLDGPALVEPKKLQFKTGHRRKFWNKNVIALGLAAGFMEPLESTSISLIQTGLARLMTLMPDKRFSEASRSAYNQRTLEEYEHIRDFLLLHYVASKRNDSEFWQYMRNLPVPASLQEKISLYQDAGRILKFENGLFTPSSWLAVMHGQGIEVYGHDPITLRFTLEETQSRLDGMRNLIDKAALAMPFHSEVLKQLY; translated from the coding sequence GTGAACCAAGCTGCGATTTCCAAAATTGTGATTGTTGGGGGAGGGACGGCAGGTTGGATGGCTGCTGCTTCTCTGGCTAGGGTGTTGGATGCTAATCGGATATCTATCACATTGGTTGAGTCTGAGAGCATTGGAAGTGTTGGGGTCGGTGAGGCGACTATTCCTCCCATTTTGAAATTTAATGAGCTGTTGGGAATTAATGAACAGGAGTTTATGAAAGCCACTAAGGCTACTTTTAAATTAGGAATAGAATTTTCTGATTGGGGAGATGTCGGACAGAAGTACATTCATCCCTTTGGTGACTTTGGAACTGATATTGAAGGTATTCCATTGCATCATTTCTGGTTATCGCAAAGGCAAAGAGCTGGCTATCAGCACAGCCTTTTTGGTTTTTCCTTGATGGTGAAGGCTTGTGAGCTAGGAAGGTTTAAATATCCAGAATATCAAAACCCTAAATCTGTCTATTCAGGAATTCATTATGCTTATCATTTCGATGCTGGACTTTATGCAGCCTTCTTAAGAGATTATGCCGAGAAAATTGGGGTTGTTCGTTATGAAGGGATTGTAGGGGACGTTAAACTAGATTCAGAAAATGGTCATGTGAAATCAATCGTGTTGGATGACCATAGAGAAATTGATGGCGAGTTGTTTATTGATTGCTCTGGCTTTCGAGGGATGTTGATAGAAGGTGCTCTAAATACAGGATACTGCGACTGGAGTCATATGTTGCCCATGGATAGTGCGATGGCAGTGCCCAGCGAAAAAGTAGGCGACCCGATACCTTACACAAAAGCGATCGCACATGAGGCTGGCTGGCAATGGAGAATTCCGCTTCAGCACCGGACCGGGAATGGTTGTGTGTATTCTAGTCAATTTATGAGTGATAACACTGCAAGGCAAAACTTGGTCTCAGGTTTGGACGGACCTGCGTTGGTTGAACCTAAAAAGTTACAATTTAAAACTGGGCATAGGCGTAAATTTTGGAATAAGAATGTTATCGCATTAGGGTTGGCCGCCGGATTTATGGAGCCATTAGAGTCAACTTCTATCAGTTTAATCCAAACCGGATTGGCTAGACTTATGACTTTGATGCCTGATAAGCGTTTTTCAGAAGCGTCAAGGTCGGCCTATAATCAGCGTACGTTAGAAGAGTATGAGCATATAAGGGACTTCTTATTGCTTCATTATGTGGCGTCAAAAAGGAACGATTCCGAATTCTGGCAATATATGAGAAACCTGCCTGTCCCAGCTTCGTTGCAGGAGAAAATTTCTCTCTATCAAGATGCGGGACGTATACTGAAATTTGAGAATGGTTTATTTACGCCATCAAGCTGGTTAGCGGTTATGCATGGGCAGGGAATTGAAGTATACGGCCATGACCCCATTACATTACGTTTTACGCTTGAGGAAACTCAATCTAGGCTAGATGGTATGCGTAACCTTATAGATAAGGCAGCTTTAGCGATGCCGTTTCATTCAGAAGTTTTGAAACAATTATACTGA
- a CDS encoding tryptophan halogenase family protein, with amino-acid sequence MTDRNIRKILIVGGGTAGWMAAAALSRYLPMGRTEITLIESDEIGTVGVGEATIPQIAVFNKMLGINEDEFVKATYATFKLGIEFQDWGRIGETYFHPFGEYGYDLEGIDFHQFWVRSKQSNDFHGLDEYSLNTKAAYAGKFIRLDAVNGGSVLSKMGYAFHFDAGKYASYLSEYAKKRGVRRLEGKVCSVTKRSTDGFLESVQLETGDVIDADLFIDCTGFKALLINGALGVGYEDWSHLLPMDRAVAIPCASVEFAKPYTISKAQSAGWTWKIPLQNRIGNGHVYSSKFMSKEMATQILEKELVGEALADPNHLRFQTGIREKFWEANCVSLGLSSGFLEPLESTSIHLIQSGISKLIALFPDRDFSPTDRDEYNRLLNVSYKHIRDFIILHYIATDRQDSPFWKEMQKIDPPSTLKQKMKLMQEKGRFFRYEDELFSVASWLAVMEGQGMGPQHYNPVADTLSDLNVKQSLENMRSLFTKTVAAMPTHQQFIDRYCKSAGADLGEGR; translated from the coding sequence ATGACTGATAGAAATATTCGTAAAATTCTGATAGTTGGCGGCGGAACAGCAGGGTGGATGGCTGCAGCAGCCTTAAGTCGCTATCTGCCTATGGGTAGAACTGAAATCACTTTGATTGAGTCTGATGAAATTGGCACAGTCGGAGTGGGAGAAGCAACAATTCCTCAAATAGCGGTTTTCAACAAAATGTTGGGAATAAATGAGGATGAGTTTGTAAAAGCAACCTACGCAACCTTTAAACTCGGTATTGAGTTCCAAGATTGGGGACGTATTGGAGAAACATATTTTCACCCCTTCGGAGAATATGGCTACGATTTGGAGGGGATAGATTTTCACCAGTTTTGGGTTCGGAGCAAACAGAGCAATGACTTTCATGGGTTAGATGAGTACTCACTCAATACTAAGGCGGCTTATGCAGGTAAGTTCATTAGACTGGACGCTGTTAACGGTGGTTCTGTATTGTCAAAGATGGGGTATGCTTTTCATTTCGATGCTGGCAAATACGCGTCCTACTTGTCTGAATATGCTAAAAAAAGAGGAGTTCGTCGATTAGAAGGCAAGGTTTGTTCGGTAACAAAACGTTCGACAGATGGATTTCTTGAATCTGTTCAATTGGAAACAGGTGATGTTATTGATGCAGATTTATTTATTGACTGTACCGGGTTTAAGGCATTGCTTATAAATGGTGCATTAGGGGTGGGCTACGAAGATTGGAGCCATTTGTTGCCCATGGATCGCGCTGTGGCAATCCCTTGTGCCTCTGTTGAGTTTGCGAAGCCTTACACCATTTCGAAAGCTCAGAGTGCAGGGTGGACTTGGAAGATACCTTTGCAAAATCGTATCGGAAATGGGCACGTCTATTCAAGTAAATTTATGTCTAAGGAAATGGCAACGCAAATTCTTGAGAAGGAATTGGTGGGAGAAGCTTTAGCTGACCCTAATCATCTGCGTTTCCAAACTGGTATCAGAGAAAAATTTTGGGAGGCTAACTGCGTATCGTTAGGGTTATCTTCTGGGTTTCTTGAGCCGTTAGAGTCTACGTCAATACACCTCATTCAATCTGGTATCTCGAAGTTGATCGCTTTGTTTCCTGATCGTGATTTTAGTCCCACGGATCGAGACGAGTATAATAGGCTTTTGAATGTGAGCTATAAACATATAAGGGATTTTATCATTCTGCATTACATTGCTACTGACAGGCAGGATTCCCCCTTCTGGAAAGAAATGCAAAAAATTGATCCTCCCTCAACTCTCAAACAGAAGATGAAGTTGATGCAGGAAAAGGGACGTTTTTTTCGATATGAAGATGAATTGTTTTCCGTAGCAAGCTGGCTGGCAGTAATGGAGGGGCAGGGCATGGGGCCGCAACATTACAATCCAGTCGCTGATACGCTTAGTGATCTTAACGTCAAACAAAGTCTGGAAAACATGAGAAGTCTTTTTACAAAAACAGTTGCTGCAATGCCTACCCACCAGCAGTTCATCGACCGTTATTGTAAAAGTGCTGGTGCTGACTTGGGGGAGGGTCGGTGA
- a CDS encoding Rossmann-fold NAD(P)-binding domain-containing protein — MDQLHRSLGIAQSHMQRISKNKTPIAAVQLSENLRLPFWDYGAPLKGVPFYHIWLREHLNGGVKDLRSFNPSFAPVHRDAGYWEIDPSKYEELLRSISAHAGIGKIYSDVEQVSCDEQDLIIETQGGPIRQQLTDCLRLGNGRFPTVSITNFDLMVMQRNLLALVQNFPQIGSKKIERQELEEELNSVLASVEDMQFLMSADFDTGKLSERVKYRIELWLDVGRVIPCEGDLFLPHEWLAVLHKRVGPPMAYSRLVDSISRQEASAHLQKYQIDEGI; from the coding sequence ATGGATCAGCTGCATAGAAGTTTAGGAATAGCACAAAGCCATATGCAGCGGATTTCAAAAAACAAAACGCCTATCGCCGCGGTGCAATTAAGCGAGAATTTGAGATTGCCTTTCTGGGATTATGGAGCACCTTTGAAAGGGGTGCCATTCTATCATATCTGGCTCAGAGAGCATTTGAATGGTGGCGTAAAAGATTTGAGAAGTTTTAATCCCTCATTTGCCCCAGTTCATCGGGACGCAGGGTATTGGGAAATAGATCCGAGCAAATATGAGGAGTTGCTTCGGTCAATATCGGCACATGCTGGGATCGGAAAAATTTATTCTGATGTTGAGCAGGTTTCATGCGATGAGCAAGACTTAATAATTGAAACGCAAGGGGGCCCCATTAGGCAGCAATTAACAGATTGTCTACGTTTGGGAAATGGACGGTTTCCTACCGTAAGTATAACAAATTTTGATTTGATGGTCATGCAAAGGAACTTGCTAGCGCTTGTTCAAAATTTTCCACAAATTGGTTCTAAGAAAATTGAAAGACAGGAGCTCGAAGAAGAGTTAAATTCTGTTCTGGCTAGTGTCGAAGATATGCAGTTTTTAATGAGTGCAGACTTTGATACTGGAAAATTGTCTGAGCGTGTAAAATATAGAATTGAGCTTTGGTTGGATGTGGGGCGAGTCATTCCTTGTGAAGGTGATTTATTTCTGCCTCATGAGTGGCTCGCTGTGCTGCATAAAAGGGTCGGGCCGCCTATGGCCTACAGTCGTCTTGTAGATTCTATTTCAAGGCAAGAGGCATCTGCTCACCTTCAGAAATACCAAATTGACGAAGGTATATAA
- a CDS encoding tryptophan halogenase family protein: MKSVIIVGGGTAGWMAAAGIAKAIGSTNLQVTLIESEDIGIVGVGEATLPHLRYFIQSLGIDEREFMAATDATVKLGIEFVDWARVGDSYIHPFGDYGLPNDGIPFHQFYHKHQSNGPICDYSLPIVAARKAKFELPSQNASSVNSTYRFAYQFDATKFGPFLREHSERLGVKRVEGRIVNIEHSSDGNISALGTEDGRRFSADFFVDCSGFRGLLIDGALKTKWESWTKWLPCDRAIAAPCEHKGKLLPYTRATAKDAGWQWRIPLQSRAGNGYVYSSQFIANENAEREFLNSLEGAKLADPRVLKFETGKRKKLWSKNCLSIGLSGGFLEPLESTSIYLIQQGITYFLELFPEFKDHSIRATEYNRMMDIEFERIRDFLILHYHATEREDTEFWREMKYLDVPQSLKEKMELFKECGRVKTYANGLFLEPSWVAVYYGQRVIPDNYDSRVDMYPEDEVKTNLMRLKSLIARSADNMMPHEQWLKQFCKIPHSPKESLN; encoded by the coding sequence GTGAAATCAGTTATCATTGTTGGTGGTGGTACTGCTGGATGGATGGCGGCTGCGGGCATTGCGAAGGCTATCGGAAGTACTAATCTCCAAGTTACTTTAATAGAATCGGAAGACATAGGAATTGTTGGTGTGGGTGAAGCGACATTGCCTCACTTACGTTATTTTATCCAGTCGCTCGGTATTGATGAGCGAGAGTTTATGGCTGCAACTGATGCGACTGTTAAGCTTGGAATTGAATTTGTAGATTGGGCGCGTGTTGGTGATAGCTATATTCATCCTTTTGGTGATTATGGGCTTCCCAATGATGGTATTCCCTTTCATCAATTTTATCACAAACATCAAAGTAATGGTCCTATATGTGATTATTCCCTTCCCATCGTAGCAGCTAGGAAAGCCAAGTTTGAGCTGCCTTCACAAAATGCGTCTTCTGTAAATTCCACATACCGTTTTGCATATCAATTTGATGCAACAAAATTTGGTCCCTTTCTGCGGGAGCACTCTGAGAGATTGGGAGTGAAGAGGGTCGAAGGAAGAATAGTCAATATTGAACACTCAAGTGACGGAAATATCTCCGCATTAGGTACTGAAGATGGACGTCGTTTCAGTGCGGATTTCTTTGTTGATTGTTCAGGGTTCCGCGGTTTGTTGATTGATGGTGCTCTGAAAACAAAATGGGAAAGTTGGACAAAATGGTTGCCTTGTGACAGGGCAATCGCCGCGCCTTGTGAGCATAAGGGTAAACTACTGCCTTACACGCGTGCAACTGCTAAAGATGCTGGCTGGCAATGGCGTATTCCACTGCAGTCACGGGCAGGGAATGGTTATGTATATTCGAGTCAATTTATAGCGAATGAAAATGCTGAGCGCGAATTTCTAAATTCGTTAGAAGGGGCAAAATTAGCAGACCCACGCGTCTTGAAATTTGAAACAGGAAAACGGAAAAAACTCTGGAGCAAAAATTGTTTGTCTATTGGTTTATCTGGTGGTTTTTTAGAACCCCTTGAATCAACGAGTATTTATTTGATTCAACAAGGGATTACATATTTCTTGGAATTATTTCCTGAGTTTAAGGATCATTCAATTCGCGCAACCGAATATAATCGAATGATGGATATCGAGTTTGAACGTATCCGTGATTTTCTAATTCTCCATTACCATGCGACAGAGCGTGAAGATACTGAGTTTTGGCGAGAGATGAAATACCTCGATGTCCCTCAGTCACTCAAAGAAAAAATGGAATTATTTAAAGAGTGTGGGCGCGTGAAAACCTATGCGAATGGACTTTTTTTGGAGCCTAGTTGGGTGGCAGTGTATTATGGTCAAAGGGTTATTCCAGATAACTATGATAGCCGTGTTGATATGTATCCGGAAGATGAAGTCAAAACCAATTTAATGCGACTTAAATCTCTCATAGCAAGATCAGCAGATAATATGATGCCGCATGAGCAATGGCTGAAACAATTTTGTAAAATCCCACACTCTCCAAAGGAGAGCTTGAATTGA